A section of the Agromyces aurantiacus genome encodes:
- a CDS encoding CinA family protein, translating into MARGDAPAESAPAAPGAPSADATAELIAELTRRGMRIAVAESLTGGLVAAELTRIPGASLAVSGGIVAYDTRVKQAMLGVPGDLLAAEGAVHPEVARRMADGARRALAVGGRPADLGVATTGVAGPDPQDGRPVGTVYVGVADAAGSEAIELRLGGDRDEIRRATVRAAVDAALERLREGAGAGERG; encoded by the coding sequence ATGGCGCGGGGCGACGCCCCGGCCGAATCCGCCCCGGCCGCTCCGGGCGCACCGAGCGCCGACGCGACCGCCGAACTCATCGCCGAACTGACCCGTCGCGGGATGCGGATCGCGGTCGCCGAGTCGCTCACCGGTGGCCTCGTCGCGGCCGAGCTGACGCGCATCCCCGGGGCCTCGCTCGCCGTGAGCGGCGGCATCGTCGCCTACGACACGCGCGTCAAGCAGGCGATGCTCGGCGTGCCCGGCGACCTGCTCGCCGCCGAGGGGGCGGTGCACCCCGAGGTCGCCCGCCGCATGGCCGACGGTGCGCGGCGCGCGCTCGCGGTCGGCGGCCGCCCGGCCGACCTGGGCGTGGCGACGACGGGCGTCGCCGGTCCCGATCCGCAGGACGGCCGACCGGTCGGCACCGTCTACGTCGGGGTCGCCGACGCGGCCGGCTCCGAGGCGATCGAGCTGCGGCTCGGCGGCGACCGCGACGAGATCCGCCGCGCGACCGTGCGCGCGGCCGTCGACGCGGCGCTCGAGCGGCTGCGCGAGGGCGCGGGCGCGGGCGAGCGCGGCTAG
- a CDS encoding response regulator, with protein MNDIRVVIVDDDFAVAQVNRAFVDAQPGFTVVAEAHTGEAALAAVGRHRPHLVLLDVYLPDLGGLDVLRRLRAAGDDVEVIAVTAARDLETVRRARLLGVRHYLVKPFSGTSLVERLDEVRRGIVADRSAPSAALDQHGIDRVLGTATATARRVALPKGLSPASLERVAAGLAACPADASATEIAEALGMSRVSARRYLEHLVASGAAEVAPRYGSAGRPEHRYRMPRGGRA; from the coding sequence ATGAACGACATCCGCGTCGTCATCGTCGACGACGACTTCGCGGTGGCCCAGGTGAACCGCGCCTTCGTCGACGCGCAACCCGGCTTCACCGTCGTCGCCGAGGCGCACACGGGCGAGGCCGCGCTCGCCGCCGTCGGCCGGCATCGGCCGCACCTCGTGCTGCTCGACGTCTACCTGCCCGATCTCGGCGGACTCGACGTGCTCCGCCGGCTCCGCGCGGCCGGCGACGACGTCGAGGTGATCGCGGTCACCGCGGCGCGCGACCTCGAGACGGTGCGCCGGGCCCGCCTGCTGGGGGTCCGGCACTACCTCGTCAAGCCGTTCTCGGGCACGAGCCTCGTCGAACGGCTCGACGAGGTGCGCCGCGGGATCGTCGCGGACCGCTCGGCGCCGTCGGCGGCGCTCGACCAGCACGGCATCGACCGGGTGCTCGGCACGGCCACGGCGACGGCGCGCCGCGTGGCGCTGCCCAAGGGCCTCTCCCCCGCGAGCCTCGAGCGCGTCGCGGCGGGGCTCGCGGCGTGCCCTGCGGATGCCTCGGCCACCGAGATCGCCGAGGCCCTCGGGATGTCGCGCGTCAGCGCCCGGCGCTACCTCGAGCACCTCGTGGCCAGCGGCGCGGCCGAGGTCGCGCCGCGCTACGGCAGCGCCGGCCGTCCGGAGCACCGGTACCGGATGCCGCGGGGCGGACGGGCCTAG
- a CDS encoding sensor histidine kinase yields the protein MSRSRMTLGMQLLLLQVAIVLTTVVGTGVTAMLIQERQLREGYQDRMIAVAQSVAGLPVILDAFDDPDPAETIQPVAEVIRHASDVTYVVVANDEGIRYSHPNPDRIGERVSTDPAIPLSGEIYVGTQTGTLGESWRVKVPIFDAAGDVMGQVSVGILESQLRADFLGGLGGLLAALAVAALVGVVGSAWIGRVIRRRIYGLEPDEIRAMLETREAMLHGIREGIVAVDERGRLVLMNDAAARLLEVEDPDAAIGRAVEDVLDPELARFIASGEDRETSVLSGERVLLVHGDRVRVEGREIGSIAILRDRTELETTLRELEGAQSLAEGLRAQSHEFSNKLHVVSGLLELGHVDAAIAFIQRVGSGGALSALEEHDGIADVETAALVLAKRSRAQELGVTFELDADSHLETAADVRERTDLVTVIGNLLDNAIEACVLGGHVTLSVRDDLRPGSVVVRVDDDGPGVPPDRRAAIFEPDVSGKSPAPGKARRGIGLTLVHRVAARLGGEVRVEESPAGGARFVARLPWRGAAAPLADSRSRPESAVGGARR from the coding sequence GTGAGCCGGTCGAGGATGACGCTGGGCATGCAGTTGCTGCTGCTGCAGGTCGCGATCGTGCTCACGACCGTCGTGGGCACGGGGGTGACCGCGATGCTGATCCAGGAGCGCCAGCTGCGCGAGGGCTACCAGGACCGCATGATCGCGGTCGCGCAGTCGGTCGCCGGCCTGCCGGTCATCCTCGACGCGTTCGACGACCCGGATCCCGCCGAGACCATCCAGCCCGTCGCCGAGGTGATCAGGCACGCGTCCGACGTCACGTACGTCGTGGTCGCGAACGACGAGGGCATCCGCTACTCGCACCCCAATCCCGACCGCATCGGCGAGCGGGTCTCGACCGACCCCGCCATCCCGCTCTCGGGCGAGATCTACGTCGGCACGCAGACCGGCACGCTCGGCGAGTCGTGGCGGGTCAAGGTGCCGATCTTCGACGCCGCCGGCGACGTGATGGGACAGGTCTCGGTGGGCATCCTCGAGTCCCAGTTGCGCGCCGACTTCCTCGGCGGGCTCGGCGGCCTGCTCGCCGCGCTCGCGGTCGCGGCGCTCGTGGGCGTCGTGGGCTCCGCGTGGATCGGACGCGTCATCCGACGTCGCATCTACGGCCTCGAGCCCGACGAGATCCGCGCGATGCTCGAGACCCGCGAGGCGATGCTGCACGGCATCCGCGAGGGCATCGTCGCGGTCGACGAGCGCGGCCGCCTCGTGCTCATGAACGACGCCGCCGCCCGGCTGCTGGAGGTCGAGGACCCCGACGCCGCGATCGGCCGCGCCGTCGAGGACGTGCTCGACCCCGAGCTCGCCCGGTTCATCGCCTCGGGCGAGGATCGCGAGACCTCGGTGCTCTCGGGCGAGCGCGTGCTGCTCGTGCACGGCGACCGCGTGCGCGTCGAGGGCCGCGAGATCGGCTCCATCGCGATCCTCCGCGACCGCACCGAGCTCGAGACGACCCTGCGCGAGCTCGAGGGCGCCCAGAGCCTCGCCGAGGGGCTCCGAGCGCAGTCGCACGAGTTCTCCAACAAGCTCCACGTCGTCAGCGGCCTGCTCGAACTCGGCCACGTCGACGCGGCCATCGCGTTCATCCAGCGCGTCGGCAGCGGCGGCGCCCTCTCGGCGCTCGAGGAGCACGACGGCATCGCCGACGTCGAGACGGCGGCGCTCGTCCTCGCCAAGCGCTCGCGCGCCCAGGAACTCGGGGTGACGTTCGAGCTCGACGCCGACTCGCACCTCGAGACCGCGGCCGACGTGCGCGAGCGCACCGACCTCGTGACCGTCATCGGCAACCTGCTCGACAACGCGATCGAGGCGTGCGTGCTCGGCGGGCACGTCACGCTGTCGGTGCGCGATGACCTCCGGCCAGGCTCGGTGGTCGTGCGCGTCGACGACGACGGGCCGGGCGTCCCGCCCGATCGCCGTGCGGCGATCTTCGAGCCCGACGTCAGCGGCAAGTCGCCGGCTCCGGGCAAGGCCCGCCGCGGCATCGGCCTGACCCTCGTGCACCGGGTCGCGGCCCGGCTCGGGGGCGAGGTGCGCGTCGAGGAGTCGCCCGCCGGCGGCGCCCGGTTCGTGGCCCGCCTGCCCTGGCGCGGCGCCGCAGCGCCGCTCGCTGATTCCCGGTCGCGCCCCGAGTCCGCCGTCGGCGGAGCGCGCCGATGA
- a CDS encoding Bug family tripartite tricarboxylate transporter substrate binding protein, which yields MRAAFAGLGVTALVGLAGCSAPAGASGDDEADAAASLDAVSLIAPADPGGGWDQTARAISQVLTDEELVGSAPVENIGGAGGTVGLAALANEKDPATLMVTGLVMVGAVETNASPVRIEDMTPIAKLTEEALVLVVPASSPYETTEDLVDAIVEDGAAISVTGGSAGGADHILAGMLLTEAGVDPADIPSTLNYIPNSGGGEAVTMLLGNTVQAGISGVGEFAEQIAAGELRALAVSSPEPVELLPDTPTLVEEGYDVTLTNWRGLLAPGDLDEADAQALTALVTDLHDSDAWAATLEEKGWADAFVTGEEFSGFLDANIAEVTQTLQSIGLVAP from the coding sequence GTGCGCGCCGCATTCGCGGGCCTCGGCGTCACGGCCCTCGTCGGGCTCGCCGGATGCAGCGCACCCGCCGGTGCGAGCGGCGATGACGAGGCCGATGCCGCGGCATCCCTCGACGCCGTCAGCCTCATCGCGCCAGCCGACCCGGGCGGCGGCTGGGACCAGACCGCTCGCGCGATCTCGCAGGTGCTGACCGACGAGGAGCTCGTGGGCTCCGCGCCGGTCGAGAACATCGGCGGCGCGGGCGGCACGGTGGGCCTGGCCGCACTCGCGAACGAGAAGGATCCGGCGACCCTCATGGTCACGGGCCTGGTCATGGTGGGCGCCGTCGAGACCAACGCCTCGCCCGTCCGCATCGAGGACATGACCCCGATCGCCAAGCTCACCGAGGAGGCGCTCGTGCTGGTGGTGCCGGCCTCGTCGCCGTACGAGACCACCGAGGACCTCGTGGACGCCATCGTGGAGGACGGCGCGGCGATCTCGGTGACGGGCGGCTCGGCGGGCGGCGCCGACCACATCCTCGCGGGCATGCTGCTCACCGAGGCGGGCGTCGATCCGGCCGACATCCCATCGACTCTCAACTACATCCCCAACTCGGGCGGCGGCGAGGCCGTGACCATGCTGCTCGGCAACACCGTGCAGGCCGGTATCTCGGGCGTCGGCGAGTTCGCCGAGCAGATCGCGGCGGGCGAGCTGCGCGCACTCGCCGTCTCGTCGCCCGAGCCCGTCGAGCTGCTGCCCGACACGCCCACGCTGGTCGAGGAGGGGTACGACGTCACCCTCACGAACTGGCGCGGGCTGCTCGCGCCGGGCGACCTCGACGAGGCCGACGCGCAGGCGCTCACCGCGCTCGTGACCGACCTGCACGATTCCGACGCGTGGGCCGCGACCCTCGAGGAGAAGGGCTGGGCCGACGCGTTCGTCACGGGCGAGGAGTTCTCCGGCTTCCTCGACGCGAACATCGCCGAGGTGACGCAGACCCTGCAGTCGATCGGCCTGGTCGCGCCGTGA
- a CDS encoding tripartite tricarboxylate transporter TctB family protein, translating into MTESTPVPLDAAASGGTPASGRGRAAGRAPVGEFAFAAVCAALGVYAIVGAGFIRVPPGSASVLGPRVFPYAVGVLLVAASVAVIVQIARGRRGVPDDGEDVDPDAPTDWLTVGKLVAIFLSQLVLIEWAGWPVAVAVLFGGAAVALGARRWWAAIAIGLALGLVTQLVFGSWLGLSLPAGPLLDWIPIFHG; encoded by the coding sequence GTGACCGAGTCGACCCCGGTTCCCCTCGACGCTGCGGCGTCGGGGGGAACCCCCGCCTCGGGCCGGGGCCGCGCCGCCGGCCGCGCCCCGGTCGGCGAGTTCGCGTTCGCGGCCGTGTGCGCAGCGCTCGGCGTGTACGCCATCGTGGGCGCCGGCTTCATCCGAGTGCCGCCCGGTTCGGCGAGCGTGCTCGGGCCCCGAGTGTTCCCGTACGCGGTGGGCGTGCTGCTCGTCGCGGCCTCCGTCGCCGTCATCGTCCAGATCGCACGCGGCCGACGCGGCGTGCCCGACGACGGGGAGGACGTCGACCCCGACGCGCCGACCGACTGGCTCACCGTCGGCAAGCTCGTCGCGATCTTCCTGTCGCAGCTCGTGCTCATCGAGTGGGCCGGATGGCCGGTCGCGGTCGCGGTGCTCTTCGGCGGTGCCGCGGTCGCGCTCGGCGCCCGGCGCTGGTGGGCCGCGATCGCCATCGGGCTCGCCCTCGGGCTCGTCACCCAACTCGTCTTCGGCTCCTGGCTGGGGCTCTCGCTCCCGGCCGGACCGCTCCTGGACTGGATCCCGATCTTCCATGGATAG
- a CDS encoding tripartite tricarboxylate transporter permease, whose protein sequence is MDSLTALLDGFATALQPQYLLYALFGVFIGTAVGVLPGIGPAMTVALLLPLTYTLDPTGALILFAGIYYGGMYGGSTTSILLNTPGESSSIVTALEGNRMAKAGRGAAALATAAIGSFVAGTVATVLLTFLAPGIAKLAVQLGPADYFALIVVAFLTVGALLGSSVPRGLVSLGLGLLLGLVGTEVLSGQQRYTFGVPSLADGIDVVLIAVGLFALGETLYVASRLRHGPVRVIPVARGWRGWFTRDDLRRSWKPWLRGTAIGFPIGTIPAGGADVATFLSYATERRLARGAARAQFGRGAIEGVAGPEAANNAAAAGVLVPLLTLGLPTTATAAIIISAFQSYGIRPGPLLFETQSGLVWALIASLYIGNVLLLVLNLPLVGMWVKVLRIPRPYLYAGILAFAGLGAYALHFNVFDTLTLLVVGITGFLMRRYGYPVAPMVVGGILGPMAEEQLRKSMAISQGDPAYLVHSPFAIAAYVTLAVIVLTGVWLKRRKARLEASPTLVPTGAIAALDADEQAAAEPAGTPPRRRE, encoded by the coding sequence ATGGATAGCCTCACCGCCCTGCTCGACGGCTTCGCGACCGCGCTGCAGCCCCAGTACCTGCTCTACGCCCTCTTCGGCGTCTTCATCGGCACCGCCGTCGGCGTGCTGCCGGGCATCGGGCCCGCGATGACCGTGGCCCTGCTGCTGCCCCTGACGTACACGCTCGACCCGACCGGCGCGCTCATCCTCTTCGCCGGCATCTACTACGGCGGCATGTACGGCGGGTCGACGACCTCGATCCTGCTCAACACGCCCGGAGAGTCCTCCTCGATCGTCACCGCGCTCGAGGGCAACCGGATGGCGAAGGCCGGACGCGGCGCCGCGGCGCTCGCGACCGCGGCCATCGGGTCCTTCGTCGCCGGCACGGTCGCGACGGTGCTGCTCACCTTCCTCGCGCCCGGCATCGCGAAGCTCGCGGTGCAGCTCGGACCCGCCGACTACTTCGCGCTCATCGTGGTGGCGTTCCTCACGGTCGGCGCGCTGCTCGGGTCGAGCGTGCCGCGCGGCCTCGTCTCGCTCGGCCTCGGCCTCCTGCTCGGCCTCGTCGGCACGGAGGTGCTCTCGGGCCAGCAGCGGTACACGTTCGGCGTGCCGAGCCTCGCCGACGGCATCGACGTCGTGCTCATCGCGGTCGGCCTCTTCGCGCTCGGCGAGACGCTGTACGTCGCTTCGCGGCTCAGGCATGGCCCGGTGCGCGTCATCCCCGTCGCCCGCGGCTGGCGCGGCTGGTTCACGCGCGACGACCTGCGGCGCTCGTGGAAGCCGTGGCTGCGCGGCACGGCGATCGGCTTCCCGATCGGCACCATCCCGGCGGGCGGTGCGGATGTCGCGACGTTCCTCTCGTACGCGACCGAGCGTCGCCTGGCCAGGGGTGCGGCGCGCGCGCAGTTCGGCCGCGGCGCGATCGAGGGCGTCGCGGGGCCGGAGGCGGCCAACAACGCCGCCGCGGCGGGCGTGCTCGTGCCACTCCTCACGCTCGGACTGCCGACCACGGCGACCGCGGCGATCATCATCTCCGCGTTCCAGTCCTACGGCATCCGGCCCGGCCCGCTGCTGTTCGAGACCCAGTCGGGGCTCGTGTGGGCGCTCATCGCGAGCCTCTACATCGGCAACGTGCTGCTGCTCGTGCTGAACCTGCCGCTCGTGGGCATGTGGGTGAAGGTGCTGCGGATCCCGCGGCCGTACCTCTACGCGGGCATCCTCGCGTTCGCGGGCCTCGGGGCCTACGCCCTGCACTTCAACGTGTTCGACACGCTGACGCTGCTGGTGGTCGGCATCACGGGCTTCCTGATGCGGCGGTACGGGTATCCGGTCGCCCCCATGGTGGTCGGCGGCATCCTCGGGCCCATGGCCGAGGAGCAGTTGCGCAAGTCGATGGCGATCAGCCAGGGCGACCCGGCCTACCTCGTGCACAGCCCGTTCGCGATCGCCGCGTACGTCACGCTCGCGGTCATCGTGCTGACGGGCGTGTGGCTCAAGCGCCGGAAGGCCCGGCTCGAGGCCTCGCCGACGCTGGTCCCGACCGGTGCGATCGCCGCGCTCGACGCCGACGAACAGGCCGCTGCCGAGCCCGCCGGAACGCCGCCGCGACGCCGGGAATAG
- a CDS encoding helix-turn-helix domain-containing protein, with protein sequence MVLVRQEIGDVLRDFRLQKGRTLRQVASKASVALGYLSEVERGQKEASSEILASVAEALDTPISVIMHEVGDRIAVLEGLSAPSVPDSLPDDLVAEFDADIMVR encoded by the coding sequence ATGGTTCTGGTTCGACAGGAGATCGGCGACGTGCTGAGGGACTTCCGCCTGCAGAAGGGCCGGACCCTCCGCCAGGTCGCGAGCAAGGCCAGCGTCGCGCTGGGCTACCTCAGCGAGGTGGAGCGCGGTCAGAAGGAGGCCTCGAGCGAGATCCTCGCCTCGGTGGCCGAAGCCCTCGACACGCCCATCTCGGTGATCATGCACGAGGTCGGCGACCGCATCGCGGTCCTCGAGGGGCTCTCCGCGCCGTCGGTGCCCGACAGCCTGCCCGACGACCTCGTCGCGGAGTTCGACGCGGACATCATGGTCCGCTGA
- a CDS encoding DUF3046 domain-containing protein has protein sequence MKRSEFELAVEEEFGPGYASIVVDDLVLGALEGRTARQALAAGVPPRSVWLALCEATDVPESRRHGAGLREPRGDR, from the coding sequence GTGAAGCGCAGCGAGTTCGAACTGGCGGTCGAGGAGGAGTTCGGCCCGGGGTACGCGAGCATCGTCGTCGACGATCTCGTGCTCGGCGCGCTCGAGGGGCGCACCGCGCGCCAGGCGCTCGCCGCAGGGGTGCCGCCGCGATCGGTCTGGCTGGCGCTGTGCGAGGCGACCGACGTGCCGGAGTCGCGCCGGCACGGGGCCGGGCTGCGCGAGCCGCGCGGCGACCGCTGA
- the recA gene encoding recombinase RecA: protein MPSPADREKALETALAQIDRQFGKGSVMRLGSEERAPVEIIPTGSIALDVALGVGGLPRGRIVEIYGPESSGKTTLTLHAIANVQRAGGIAAFIDAEHALDPDYAKKLGVDIDALLVSQPDTGEQALEIADMLVRSGSIDLVVIDSVAALVPRAEIEGEMGDSHVGLQARLMSQALRKLTGGLNQTKTTAIFINQLREKIGVFFGSPETTAGGKALKFYASVRLDIRRIETLKDGTEAVGNRTRVKVVKNKMAPPFKQAEFDILFGVGISREGSLIDYGVDQGIVKKSGAWYTYDGDQLGQGKENARNFLLQNPDIAADIEKKILAKLGIGQPTGAAAQAGAPGVAPVESLAAKRKGA, encoded by the coding sequence ATGCCATCACCCGCAGACCGCGAGAAGGCCCTCGAGACCGCACTCGCCCAGATCGACCGCCAGTTCGGCAAGGGCTCGGTGATGCGCCTCGGCAGCGAGGAGCGCGCGCCGGTCGAGATCATCCCCACCGGCTCCATCGCGCTCGACGTGGCGCTCGGCGTCGGCGGCCTGCCCCGCGGCCGGATCGTCGAGATCTACGGCCCCGAGTCCTCGGGCAAGACCACGCTGACCCTCCACGCGATCGCCAACGTGCAGCGCGCGGGCGGCATCGCGGCGTTCATCGACGCCGAGCACGCGCTCGACCCCGACTACGCCAAGAAGCTCGGCGTCGACATCGACGCGCTGCTCGTCTCCCAGCCCGACACCGGTGAGCAGGCACTCGAGATCGCCGACATGCTCGTGCGCTCGGGCTCGATCGACCTGGTCGTCATCGACTCGGTCGCGGCGCTCGTGCCCCGCGCCGAGATCGAGGGCGAGATGGGCGACTCGCACGTCGGCCTCCAGGCGCGCCTCATGTCGCAGGCGCTCCGCAAGCTCACGGGTGGCCTGAACCAGACCAAGACCACCGCGATCTTCATCAACCAGCTCCGCGAGAAGATCGGCGTGTTCTTCGGCAGCCCCGAGACCACCGCGGGTGGCAAGGCACTGAAGTTCTACGCCTCGGTCCGCCTCGACATCCGTCGCATCGAGACCCTGAAGGACGGCACCGAGGCGGTCGGCAACCGCACGCGCGTCAAGGTCGTCAAGAACAAGATGGCGCCGCCGTTCAAGCAGGCCGAGTTCGACATCCTGTTCGGCGTCGGCATCTCGCGCGAGGGCAGCCTCATCGACTACGGCGTCGACCAGGGCATCGTGAAGAAATCGGGCGCCTGGTACACCTACGACGGCGACCAGCTCGGCCAGGGCAAGGAGAACGCGCGCAACTTCCTACTCCAGAACCCCGACATCGCGGCCGACATCGAGAAGAAGATCCTCGCCAAGCTCGGCATCGGGCAGCCGACGGGCGCGGCCGCGCAGGCGGGTGCACCCGGCGTGGCGCCGGTCGAGTCGCTCGCCGCGAAGCGCAAGGGCGCCTGA
- a CDS encoding regulatory protein RecX, with the protein MSEQSDERIAPVAYLPWVVPSSEESERGGTAPARRASRHPAGRGLGGPPPTRLAVVGESDAEGEAQPGGLASAEPVETGVERDARIDRLIVSRLRRSSLSIAEVRAALVEHGLDDHEVEEWIERYERLGYLDDRRLAEQLVHSHGVRRGRGSGALLSELGRRGVDTELAREALDALDPEVELEHATQVAVRRARQLAGLDRMTAERRLSAFLLRRGYGSDLVRRAVAAALEGEPTG; encoded by the coding sequence ATGAGCGAACAGTCGGATGAGCGCATCGCGCCCGTCGCCTACCTGCCGTGGGTGGTGCCGTCGTCGGAGGAATCCGAGCGCGGCGGCACCGCTCCCGCGCGCCGTGCGAGCCGGCACCCGGCCGGTCGTGGGCTCGGCGGACCGCCCCCCACTCGGCTCGCCGTGGTCGGCGAGTCCGACGCGGAGGGCGAGGCCCAGCCCGGCGGCCTCGCGTCGGCCGAGCCGGTCGAGACGGGCGTCGAGCGCGATGCGCGCATCGACCGGCTGATCGTCTCGCGGCTCCGGCGCTCCTCGCTCTCGATCGCCGAGGTGCGCGCGGCGCTCGTCGAGCACGGCCTCGACGATCACGAGGTCGAGGAATGGATCGAGCGGTACGAGCGGCTCGGCTACCTCGACGACCGGCGGCTCGCCGAACAGCTCGTGCACAGTCACGGCGTGCGGCGGGGTCGTGGCAGCGGCGCACTGCTGAGCGAACTCGGTCGCCGCGGCGTCGACACCGAGCTGGCGCGCGAGGCGCTCGACGCGCTCGACCCCGAGGTCGAACTCGAGCACGCCACCCAGGTGGCGGTCCGGCGCGCCCGGCAGCTCGCCGGACTCGACCGCATGACGGCCGAGCGGCGCCTCAGCGCGTTCCTGCTGCGTCGCGGGTACGGCAGCGACCTGGTGCGCCGCGCGGTCGCGGCCGCGCTCGAGGGCGAGCCCACGGGCTGA
- the miaB gene encoding tRNA (N6-isopentenyl adenosine(37)-C2)-methylthiotransferase MiaB: MTIIHEASSVPGAAAEPAAPRTYEVRTFGCQMNVHDSERLSGSLEAAGYVPANGGEPDVVVINTCAVRENADNKLYGNLGHLAGVKRRHAGMQIAVGGCLAQKDKNVILEKAPWVDVVFGTHNMGSLPSLLERARHNDEAQLEILDALEVFPSTLPTKRDSTYSGWVSISVGCNNTCTFCIVPALRGKEKDRRPGEILAEIQALVDDGAVEVTLLGQNVNSYGVEFGDRQAFGKLLRAAGRIEGLERIRFTSPHPAAFTDDVIDAMAETPNVMPQLHMPLQSGSDRILKAMRRSYRSEKFLGILDRVRARIPHAAISTDIIVGFPGETEEDFQATLRVVEAARFASAFTFQYSIRPGTPAATMEEQVPKEVVQDRYDRLIALQERISWEENQALVGRPVEVLVSTGEGKKDAETHRLSGRAEDSRLVHFEVPEGSELPRPGDVVSVTITQAAPFHLLADSLDGTPLRIRRTRAGDAWDRAQAESCGVPASPGAAASAPGRVSLGLPTLRVGPEPLTAPGVGTMPIYDPSDGQR; this comes from the coding sequence ATGACCATCATCCACGAGGCGTCGTCCGTGCCCGGCGCCGCCGCCGAGCCGGCCGCGCCGAGGACCTACGAGGTCCGCACCTTCGGCTGCCAGATGAACGTGCACGACTCCGAGCGCCTGAGCGGCTCGCTCGAGGCCGCCGGGTACGTCCCCGCGAACGGCGGTGAGCCCGACGTCGTCGTGATCAACACGTGCGCGGTGCGCGAGAACGCCGACAACAAGCTCTACGGCAACCTCGGCCACCTCGCCGGCGTCAAGCGCCGGCACGCGGGCATGCAGATCGCCGTCGGCGGCTGCCTCGCCCAGAAGGACAAGAACGTCATCCTCGAGAAGGCGCCCTGGGTCGACGTCGTCTTCGGCACGCACAACATGGGATCGCTGCCGAGCCTGCTCGAGCGCGCGCGCCACAACGACGAGGCGCAGCTCGAGATCCTCGACGCGCTCGAGGTGTTCCCCTCGACGCTGCCCACCAAGCGCGACTCGACCTACTCCGGGTGGGTGTCGATCTCGGTCGGCTGCAACAACACGTGCACGTTCTGCATCGTGCCCGCGCTGCGCGGGAAGGAGAAGGACCGCCGGCCGGGCGAGATCCTCGCCGAGATCCAGGCGCTCGTCGACGACGGCGCGGTCGAGGTCACGCTCCTCGGCCAGAACGTCAACTCCTACGGCGTCGAGTTCGGCGACCGGCAGGCGTTCGGCAAGCTCCTGCGCGCCGCCGGGCGGATCGAGGGCCTCGAGCGCATCCGCTTCACGAGCCCGCACCCCGCGGCCTTCACCGACGACGTCATCGACGCCATGGCCGAGACGCCGAACGTCATGCCGCAGCTGCACATGCCGCTCCAGTCCGGCTCCGACCGCATCCTGAAGGCGATGCGCCGCTCGTATCGCTCCGAGAAGTTCCTCGGCATCCTCGACCGGGTGCGTGCACGCATCCCGCACGCGGCGATCTCGACCGACATCATCGTCGGCTTCCCCGGCGAGACCGAGGAGGACTTCCAGGCGACCCTGCGCGTCGTGGAGGCCGCGCGCTTCGCCTCCGCGTTCACGTTCCAGTACTCCATCCGCCCCGGCACCCCCGCCGCGACGATGGAGGAGCAGGTGCCGAAGGAGGTCGTGCAGGACCGCTACGACCGTCTCATCGCCCTGCAGGAGCGCATCTCGTGGGAGGAGAACCAGGCGCTCGTCGGCCGTCCGGTCGAGGTGCTGGTCTCCACGGGGGAGGGCAAGAAGGACGCCGAGACGCACCGGCTGAGCGGTCGCGCCGAGGACAGCCGCCTCGTGCACTTCGAGGTGCCCGAGGGTTCGGAGCTGCCCCGGCCCGGCGACGTGGTGTCGGTCACGATCACGCAGGCGGCCCCGTTCCACCTGCTCGCCGACTCCCTCGACGGCACGCCACTGCGCATCCGTCGCACGCGCGCGGGCGACGCGTGGGACCGCGCGCAGGCCGAGAGCTGCGGCGTGCCCGCATCGCCCGGCGCCGCGGCATCCGCGCCGGGTCGCGTGTCGCTCGGGCTGCCGACGCTCCGAGTCGGCCCCGAGCCCCTCACCGCGCCGGGCGTCGGCACCATGCCGATCTACGACCCGAGCGACGGCCAGCGCTGA